CAAGCAACTCTGCCTCTCAGAGGCCACTGGAATGTCTAATGAGAAGTGCCCAGGACAgtttgaatgaataaaggagtGACTTTAGAAATGAGTTGACGAGATTCCATTTAAAGAAACTAAGGGAGCGCCCCAGAAACTCCCCAAGGAGACCAACAAACAAATGGGAGGTAAACTGTCACTGAATCCCCTGCACAGGCCCACGATTTGGTGCTCTGCAAACACCAGAGCCAGTGCATTTCCCCAGGAGTCAAGGCAGGAAGCTGTCTGCTCTGGGCACAGAGAAGCAGCTGGTGCCTAGCACAGGGCACCCCATGGTGGAGGAAGGATCACGGTGCAGGTTCTCTCGGAGGCTGGAGGCCACGCTGTGCTGGAGGAAATGGTCCCCCGGCTCCATTCACGCTTACCCAGCAACCCAGTCACCTTCATACCCATTTAGCACCTCCGGCCCTCTGACACAGGAAGATGACACTCTGGAAGGCAAATAAACAGTTTGCCTGGCTAGaaagtgatattccattgcatatctACAAACTGGCATTTGGCGTGTACCCCAGTTTTCCAGAGCCTGATAATCCTGGGTGAGTTCATAGGCTATTGCAGGCAAAGACCACCACGTCACAGGGCACCTTTTAACTGTTTCAGTACCGTTGACCCCATGGCCACACCCAGAAAGCTCAGGAAGAAACGTACaggaaatcatttattttctcacagcacACTGCGCCCCGGGCTCCCTCTCAGCAGAGGCACAGCTCTCAGAACGGCTCCATCCATGAGCCCCCAGGCAGCCGGTGCCTGGGCTCTGTTCACACAAAGTTCTGGGCGATGGCCAGCACCTTGGAAAACTCGCCTTCCCTCTGGCGTAGGCTGCTGGGGATGGGTGTCTTGATTCGGGTCCCCACAGGGTTCCCGTTGTCCTCGATGAGGACCACGTTGTTAGAGTCGAACCTGGGGGTCATCCTGGGACCAGGCATACGATGCCCCACAATAAGTGCCTTTTTCTTCTGCCCCTTGATGGCCAGCAGGATCCGGTCGCCCACTTTGCCCACCCCGTTCTTGTTATAGACGTGGATGCAGCGAGGAGGGCGATGGTACGGGGTGTTTCCCAGGGCACTGTTGTCCACCACACGCACCCGCGTCATCTTCTGAATCGCACCAAGGCTCCCAGTGGTGCTGGTGGAAGAGGAAAAGAGTCTGAGGTCTGCATCTCTGCTGGGCAGGGCTCAGAGGCCTCTGCCAGACCAGGCTTGGCAGCGTGCACATTGGCAGGGCCCTGACAGAGGTGGCGCCTGGGAAGGCTTCTCTGTGCCCAAGGCAGTGCCCTCACAGTTCTTCACGGCTTCTGCTGCCGGGTCAGGACCTCGATCTGGATGGGTTTTAAAGAGGACCTGATATTCTGTTACAACAAACTGCATGGCAGACTTAACTTAAAGCCTTCGGTTTCCAAAAGGCCTCTGAGGATTAAGGGAATACCTTATGGGCCAGGCCTCGCCCACTGCCTAGCCTGCAAAACCTGCTCCCCCAGAATACGCTGATTACCAAATGTCCCATCTACATGTCGCTGAGAACCAGAAGGTACAAGTGAGTGTGTCTGCTAAGGGAGTCCTTTGACACAACATAGCAGAAACTGAAAATAAGTCAAGGTAACaatcttttgttttaatgtatttttccccACTATAAAGCGTACCTATTAAAGGCAAATAAGCTATTATTAAGCCATCTGATGACAGTGGGAATTCTAGTTTGCTGCCACTAGGACCCTAGTGCTGGTGTTCTCCCGGGTGACCCGGCGTCCTCTTCTCTCATTCCACATGCCTACCCTGGGCAAGGTTCTCTATCCCCATTGTTTCCAGCTAGTAaattccatctccagccccacttcTCTCCTATCCTCCAGTCCTATATTTCCACTCCAACTCCTCACGTGTCCTGCGGATGCTGCAAACTCAGTAGGTCCTACAGTGACTTCATCGCCTCCCCCTGCAAACCTCCTCCCACTGCTGTGTTTCCAGCTTCTCCCAGAAAATTCAGCTCCCGAGCCATAAACCNNNNNNNNNNNNNNNNNNNNNNNNNNNNNNNNNNNNNNNNNNNNNNNNNNNNNNNNNNNNNNNNNNNNNNNNNNNNNNNNNNNNNNNNNNNNNNNNNNNNNNNNNNNNNNNNNNNNNNNNNNNNNNNNNNNNNNNNNNNNNNNNNNNNNNNNNNNNNNNNNNNNNNNNNNNNNNNNNNNNNNNNNNNNNNNNNNNNNNNNCCAACCCTGGGCACAGGGCTCGGTAAACACTTGCAGAACGAGTGCACGAACAAGGCCAAAAGGCATGTTTGCCAACAGGAATGCAACCTGTGCTCTCCGCCCTGGCTTAGCATCtaaatggggaggggagaggttgtCAAACTTCCATCATGCTTGAGTTTATGGTAATAagtatgtgatttaaaaaatatatatatatatatatatattccatttttaagaGAGAAGGGTTTCCCCccttttgtttatatgtttttttaaaagtgaaatattatagttgatttacaatgttctgctagtttcaggtgtatagcaatgTGACTGagtatatatactcatatatatctaaagtatatatatactttagatatatataaaatgtatatatatccatataaatGCATACAGAgagtatatctatgtatatatatacatatatatgtatatagagagtatatatacacacatacgtatatagagagaatatatatgtgtatatatgtgtgtgtgtatatacaaagtgtatataaaatgtatatatatacattttcttaaaagagAAGGTTTTAATGCACTGGAGGAATGATAGGGTTGAAAGACATCAGATTCACTATAAGAGTCTGGCAAGGATGGAGGTTTCATCATTCTCCATATCCACTCCCAATCCCATCCTCAACAGCAATATCACCTCCTTACCTATCCCCCTCACCTGGCCCGACCAAACCCCAGTTCCATCTATGCCTTTGGATTTCCCTGACCCCAAGCCCACCTCCCTGAGTTTCCACTCCCACTCTAGTCACCAATACCCCACCCTGACAGGAGGCTTACTCAAAGACACAGCTTTAAGAACTTAATAGGAAAAGTTACCTGAAACAGCGTTGGCTCAGTGCTCTGCTCACGTGGGCGAAGGGGCCCCAGAGCCCAGTAAAGAAAGCCATGGGATCCCAAGATGGCAAATCCTGCagggaaaaaggggggaaaaggatTTATTTCTAAGTCAATGTCCACACTCAGAGCCAGTAGTTTTTGgtgtttggtgtttttgtttttttttttaagacttttgggGACTTGTGTGGGAGATGGCACTTCGAGCAAAAGATCATTAGTCACTAAATATAAATCTTAGTGGTTAAAAGATACGCAGATGATTAGATGGAACTCCAGCTGCAATTTTGCTGATTCATATTCTAACTGGGGTCAGAGAGCTGGAATGGCCCACCACAGTTCTCGCTGTAGGTTACACAACAGCACAGAGAATGCCTTCATAATTATATCACCTCCACAGCACGAATCCTCTGGGACACACCCAGGCAGGAAGCACTTCCCACATCCTCCACAGAGGAAAACCTGCACACTGGCCCCTTGTTGACACTCGTGTGCCTCCTGAAACCAGAACTTTTACTCCCTGGAGGAAAGCAGATTATCTGAGCAGCTGCCCACGTTGTCTGTCACCACATCACCTTTCCCCCAAATGTAAAAGCCAGAACACCTAGACAGCTCAAGGTTAGCAAAGTAGTGCCAAAGGATGCCCTTGCCAAGTCACTGACCAAGGCCTCTATTTGGGTCGGTCTCCCAAATGATAACGTAACACAGAAAAACTACCTactcgctgtacagcagaaactaacacaatattataaagcaactataccccaattaaaaaaaaaaaaagaaagaaaaaaagaaaaactacctaCCCTACACTGCAGCTGAAAGTGGGCTTTGGGAGAGCAAGCTGGAGACAAAAGAGCAAACACCAACCCAACACTGGTGACTGCAGCTTGCAGAACCTCAACCCTGTGCTCCCTAGCACCAACCTATATGGCCATCCCCAGGTTCCTGAAACACCTGGGCACCAGTGAGgggaatatttaagaaaaacctacagccagcTGGGAATTCCAGCTGCAAGACATGCCTGTTTTCCACCCACATGTTTGGCTACAGAGGGCCTCATTCAAGAGCTCTGCTGAGAAAGCCTCTACCACTGTAGTATTTACACACAGCTTTGCCTTGCATAAGTTCAAAGCACCTTAGATAAGAGTTTATTTAATAATGGTGGGGGAAAACTCACTATTTACTTTCACAGAAATACCTAAACACTCCAGAAATGCTTATTAACTACAATTTAGCCTCAAACCTCAAACTTATTCGCCAGTGTTTTCCTTAAGACAACCCAGGAAGCGTTGGCCAAAATGTAAATAGGATCAGAAACATATGCAAAAGAAGGCGGCCTACTTACAGAACTACTAACATCTGACACACAGAATCAAAGACTATCAGATGAGGCCAGCTTTACCTTCACAGCCTGGTAGCCCTGGAGAAGGAGCTCTGAGCTTcggcttccccatctgtaacatggggtttccccacctgtaacaCCTATTCACAAGACGGTCCTGAGGTAAGCCATGCAAAGCACAGGGCATGATGCCCGCACTCAATACACCCTCAATACCTATTAGCCCTctccatcatcatcgtcatcacatCACGTCCCGTTTCgaagatcaggaaactgagatacagagagaggaagggacttgCATAAAGCCCCATAATTAGCCAAGGGCAGAAGCAGAACCAGAAGTGGACTCAGCTTAGGTCCAAGGGTCTTCCCTCCACACCCTACGGCCTCACTCTGCCGTAAAAAGCCCACTTCACACAGGAACTCAGGGTGAGAAGCAGCTTTGAGGGTCACCTggtctttttctgctttctttctttatgaaaaTGTATCGATTAGTTATAATGtgtctaagtgctttacattatcgtctcatttaagcctcacaaaaACTACGAAATGGACACtatcattagccccattttatacaGGAGGAAatgaggcctagagaggttagATCATCTGCCCAAGTCGCACAGCTAGGAGTGACAAAGCTGAAATCTGAACCCCAGAAGTCGGCTTCCTGAACCCACCCTCTGAATCAGCACAGTTAACATGGTAACTTtaacttaaatattaatatttttccaaCTGTTAGATCATCCTTGTTCCATCAAGAATACTGATGTCACATGAACATTTTACTCAGACCTAACTCAGTGTTTGCTGAATCAACTGAAATGCAGACAAACACCAGGTGAAAGTCATTCACTTTCATCCAATTTAGGTTTTGAATACAATTTGAAGTGTAGGTGGCAAGAAGAGCTCCACACTCTGAGCAATAATGGAaaattggctttaaaaaaacGGAATAAAAAAAGTAGCTCTGAAAAGCAGTCCTTCTGGTCCAGGCTGCAGTTACGTCCAATCTCAGCCAAGCCTTCCCATCTGATGATGGCGGGCCCCTACTCTCACTCCCTGGGAGAAAAGAGGCTCCTCGGCTCCTCCAAAGAACCCTCAAGGTTAGTCCAGCGCCACCCACATTCCTTCTCCTGAGAATTGCAACATCCAGCCTCTCCACACTGCATCGCTTCCTCCAGAGCATTTACGTgagtccaagaagtgcagaagTGCCTGGAGGCTTCCCAGAACTTTCCCAACTTGGGCATAACAAACCCCACCATTCAAGGCACCTCCCTAAAATCTACAGGCCAGCCTGTGCACAAACCACACCCAGgccccctctctctgccttgCTGAGAAGCCACCACCACAACCTGGGTCCATCTCTGCCCAACCAAACTGCTCTGGCCCCAAACACACCTCCTGCGAGCAGCTCTGTGTAAGGCTACAGCATCTGCTGTCACCCCTCCTGCACACCAAGGACATCCGGGCGTCCTGTGCCAAAGGAACTCTCACTGTTCCAATGTTCACTATCCAAACTCAGACATGGAATAActctggatttttattttatttttttatttctggagATGAGGCTGATAGcccttaacattctagttcttgCTACTCAATATCCACAGTAACCACAGAGATCTTGACAACATGGCATCTGAACTCACTATAGGAGCTCAGGAATCACACAGACTCCGGATTACCTGTTACTACCCTCAAACACAAAAGTAATACATTCACGGCTGCAGGGAGCACCTCCATTTTCACAAGAAAAGACCAAATTCAAAGACTTTTCACTAGCTCTTTGGTGGATCTGATAGTGACCTCCAGACCCAAAGGACTTAAAGACATCAAATGGACAGCAGTAAGCATTCCTATGAACTTGAAAGCATAAAAGAAGCAAATATACTTGTATATTTGTATACAAAAAAAGTCTGTGGTCCCCTCCACTGTCACCCCTGCAAAAGATCCCAGCAGGTCCTGACAGAGTGGGAgtacaataaatacttgttgaataaaataaatgaggtagCCAACAGAAAGACAGATTCCCCCACCCACGGCTCGACACAGGGAAATCCAGACACTGTAGAGATCTCATCCATATATCGGGAACCAGCACATCACATGCAAACATGCTTTAGGAGAACCATGGTGCTGGTCATGAGAGGATTAGCTCATGCTATGTCTACAGGCCCCTGGAATCATCTCCTCGGTCTGGTGCTTACACGGCCCACTGTGAAAAAACACCATTGCACCACTAAACAACTGCTCAGATCAGGTAAGAGTAATGAGGGCTGCAATTTATTTCAAAGCAACTGACTGACCTTGATGTTATTTCCTAGCATAAATCCATCCTGTAGACATAGGCCCTGATTCACTTCAAATCAGTCTGTATAGAGTGCTTTGTCTCACAAGCAATGTTATTCTGAGTCCTGTGTTTGCACAGGAAGCTAACTCCAATGatatttcctcctctcctctcactcAGAGGAGGCCAGGTATTCGGAAGACTCCAGCGCCAGAGATGGCTGTTCATGCCACTTCCTGGTCAGCACTAGTACTGCCATCCAGGTTTAGAGTGTGAATAATAACCtctggggtgggaggatggggagggcaaGAGAAGGAAGGCAAGAgacagtgagagagggagagggagagaaatcaaTACAATCCAAGAGCCGTGCTTACTTCAAATCTTAGTTTAACTTTAAGATCTCCcttcagttctggaggccagggaAGACTGTAGATTTTAGGGACACACAGGTGAGTTTTTCACTTGGCATCACCTTATAGGTCCCACTGGAAGAACGTTGCTCCGTGAGAGCAGGGACCGTGCCTGTCCCGTCCAGCGCTACATGCTCaggacctagaacagtgcctggcacacaaatgGAGCTCACTGAGTATctgttaaatgtaaaaaatttatCTGCAATTGCAATTCATCCTCCAGCTCCAGAGAGGCTCCGTGCTGGTGGGTTGGTGGTCTTTCTTGTGCCCTTCACCCAGGCTCCCAGTAACTTGGGGGAGCTTCCTAGACACTGAGAGCTCATTTTTAGCTAATTGTAATACATAGAGACTGAACTAGAAAAGCAGACAGAAAGAGCCTAATGCTTTGTAAAAACTTAGAAAGTACCATTACTTGAACTTTAGGAATCAGCAAAATGTTGTACTTAGTATCACAGAtccacatatatttatacattgtcTCTACCTGAACAGTTTCCATCTTTAGGTGCCTGGCACgtttcataaattttaaaggCCTTTCAAGAGAAACAGGTtctaaagaaaagagacaaaacaaaaagttcaGCCCAACTGCAAAAGAGTGTTTAAAGGAGATTCTGTTAGTAAGTGACAGAAGTGAAAAGAAACACTAGGAGAAATCAAGTGCAAAGCCCAGCCACAAAACGGACAAACTCTGCCTAGTGTAAGGATATAAATGTCCTTAATTAAAGCAGGAAAAAGCAGAGGCCTAGCAGCTTCgaggaaacaaaaaacaaaagggaacTCCCTGGACCCTCTGCCCTGTCATGCTGACAGCCCTTCCCATCTCCTGCAGGTTTCGCCCCAATCATTCTGGACCAAAAAGTACTCGTGTTTGTTGCTTAAATACTCATTACTGATTTGTCCCGGAAGCATTCTCTTTCAGGAAGTTttgtgaattgtttttttttttttttttaaaacacatcttTTGTGAGTTTTTTTAACCTCACATAAGTATACATGTTACACTTCTCAAAGTACTTTCACACGGATCACTTTCTTGGTTGATTTCATTCTTGAGCACCCAgtagaaacagaaagataaataacaaAGAGCAACAGTTTGGGGAGGGTTGATTCCTAAGGATTTTTAACAGTTCTGAAGGTTCAATAGAGCAAGTGCCATTTCGCAGGTGAAGAAATTAAGTCAGAATTGCTAAGCGACTTGTCAGCTTGTcctaggaagggaagaagggtaGAAGGCTGTTTCTACTACACCCTGCACAATACTTGCCCAGCTAAGGTGCTTCTTTAACCACTAATAGActtcacagaaacaaaaacaccccacACAGTGCAAgtattctttctcctctcttaaaGCTGCCACATAATCTTTTAAAACTCAGGAATTAAAAAGCTGTCTTTTCAATAGATACCTGCACCACAAACAGCACAGCCTGGGACCAACACTGAAGCTGATTCTGATACATTTGCAAAGGTGTGAGTTTTCACAGCATTACTATCAAGAAGCAATAGCAAGCCCTCATTAGCACCATGGGCTGTTTCTACCATGGCCACCAGTGAGGACCCCGGTTCTCAATCTGGTTCACAAAGAAAAACACGTTTCCAGGGTTCTTGTCTCTATCTGTTGGTTAACTATATGTGTTTATTTACCTGTATATTTGTTTGCTCCACCTTGTTACAGATTTAAAATCGTGGTTCTTAAAAATATCTGACAGCTCTCCATTATTCAAGTTGGTTTTTCAATGTGTAGATCTTACCTATTTCTAGCTTTGCTCCCCTGCCATCCCCACCTCACAGGTGTGCAAACACCTATAGTTCCAGAAATAAGTTTATAACATTCTTGGTATGGTCTAACTCAGAAAAACGGCACAAGGCAAAGGTAAATTCTACTTAATCACGTACATATTTCTTTCCTATTAGTACCTCTACCAAGCCAGTGGCAAGGAGCCAGGTTTATAGAGATGTCAGGTGGGCtggcagggggatgggggtgggatgaaAGGCCCAAAGAAAGGGTGTCTCCtccaccccccctcccctcctctcctgccaAGTCTGTTTCCTTGGAATCCACTACTCCAGGCCTCAGTGACTCTGTCAACCAAGGGTCATTGGTAAGAGCAAAGAGGCAAAGAAATGAACGTGTTTTAGCTTCACTCATGTAAAGGATGGTTTTTCAAGTGGGAGAACCCCTCTCTGAATTAACCAGTAGGGCCCAGGTCTGCAGCATAAACAGTTTGTTTCCCAGATTCTGACCAGGGAGAACAGTCTCACTCCCTGATTCTCAGGGCAGCACTATGGATGTCTCTTTAAGATCACTCAGTCCTGAAAGTGTTTTTCAGCTTAAAGTAGACTAGGAAAAGCACTCCCTCTTTTCTAAagacagatgattttttttttttttaaagttttcgaCAAGGAGACTTTCTCACTCTGAGTTGTGTTTCACTGGTGAATAATAAGCTACCTGGCACTTTTCTTAATAAGAGAGCATATTACCTGACCCAGAACAACATTTCTGGGATCTGAATCATAGCCCTCTCCTACAAGCTGGTTGTCATGGCTAACACACATGTAAAATCACACCAGGGTGAACCAGAACAACCCAC
The DNA window shown above is from Phocoena phocoena chromosome 10, mPhoPho1.1, whole genome shotgun sequence and carries:
- the MRPL14 gene encoding large ribosomal subunit protein uL14m isoform X1; translation: MQLAHQGYRINNRVGLFFQGGYYARRQFTLHSWKYVQWKSKDFVGDLPSWDPMAFFTGLWGPFAHVSRALSQRCFSTTGSLGAIQKMTRVRVVDNSALGNTPYHRPPRCIHVYNKNGVGKVGDRILLAIKGQKKKALIVGHRMPGPRMTPRFDSNNVVLIEDNGNPVGTRIKTPIPSSLRQREGEFSKVLAIAQNFV
- the MRPL14 gene encoding large ribosomal subunit protein uL14m isoform X2, which gives rise to MAFFTGLWGPFAHVSRALSQRCFSTTGSLGAIQKMTRVRVVDNSALGNTPYHRPPRCIHVYNKNGVGKVGDRILLAIKGQKKKALIVGHRMPGPRMTPRFDSNNVVLIEDNGNPVGTRIKTPIPSSLRQREGEFSKVLAIAQNFV